A region of Pseudomonas sp. Marseille-Q3773 DNA encodes the following proteins:
- a CDS encoding DUF2025 family protein: protein MAITSQDICNAADQLKGFVGYNGKRGVHIVRFSEDAFGMDVADASITPCSEFVWRTAQGQRMALCRERLALLFEQHVDDRLNIGEPLRAYMRRRDLPEIVAERSLQQPC from the coding sequence ATGGCCATCACTTCCCAGGACATCTGCAACGCTGCCGACCAGCTCAAGGGCTTTGTCGGGTACAACGGCAAGCGTGGCGTGCATATCGTGCGTTTTTCCGAAGACGCGTTCGGCATGGATGTGGCCGACGCCAGCATCACACCCTGTAGCGAATTTGTCTGGCGAACCGCGCAGGGGCAGCGCATGGCGCTGTGTCGCGAGCGGCTGGCGCTGTTGTTTGAACAACATGTGGATGACCGCTTGAACATCGGTGAGCCGCTGCGCGCCTACATGCGCCGCCGCGACCTGCCGGAGATCGTCGCCGAGCGCAGCCTGCAACAACCTTGCTGA
- a CDS encoding LysR family transcriptional regulator has product MNKLELLRTFVRVSEVSSFTLAAESLGLPRSTVSEQVRTLERMLGTQLFNRTTRRVRTTQDGALLYERSKDLLSGMDEIESLFCADDAELAGRLRIDLPTMMARRVIIPQLPQFLQRFPRLEVELSCTDRQVDLLREGFDCVMRIGALHDLDVAARPVGQLSMRNCASPAYLARHGVPRTLQDLAAHQLVHYVRNLGGRSAGFEYQQGNQLRYQAMAGVVTVNNAEAYSAACLAGLGLIQVPAVGVVEHLKRGELVSVLEDWQAPAMPVSLLYARQRHVPRRVQAFMQWLGEVLHSQVDGGD; this is encoded by the coding sequence GTGAACAAGCTGGAGTTGTTGCGTACCTTTGTGCGGGTCAGTGAAGTCAGTAGTTTCACCTTGGCAGCGGAAAGCCTTGGGCTGCCGCGTTCGACCGTGTCGGAGCAGGTGAGGACGCTGGAGCGCATGCTGGGTACGCAGCTGTTCAACCGGACCACCCGGCGGGTACGGACGACCCAGGATGGTGCCTTGCTGTACGAACGCAGCAAGGACCTGCTGTCGGGCATGGACGAGATCGAAAGCCTGTTCTGCGCTGACGATGCCGAGCTGGCCGGGCGCCTGCGCATCGACCTGCCGACCATGATGGCGCGTCGGGTCATCATCCCGCAGCTGCCGCAGTTTCTGCAGCGCTTTCCGCGTTTGGAGGTAGAGCTCAGTTGCACCGATCGCCAGGTCGACCTGCTGCGCGAAGGCTTCGACTGCGTGATGCGTATCGGCGCCCTGCATGATCTGGATGTAGCGGCACGTCCGGTCGGGCAACTGAGCATGCGCAACTGTGCCAGCCCCGCCTACCTGGCCCGCCATGGCGTGCCCCGCACACTGCAGGACCTGGCCGCGCACCAGCTGGTGCACTATGTGCGCAACCTGGGCGGGCGCAGCGCTGGTTTCGAATACCAGCAAGGCAACCAGCTTCGTTACCAGGCCATGGCCGGTGTGGTGACGGTCAACAATGCCGAGGCGTATTCGGCCGCCTGCCTGGCCGGGCTGGGGCTGATCCAGGTGCCGGCGGTTGGCGTGGTCGAGCACCTTAAGCGCGGCGAGTTGGTTTCTGTGCTGGAAGACTGGCAGGCCCCGGCCATGCCGGTGTCATTGCTGTATGCCCGGCAACGGCACGTGCCGCGCCGGGTGCAGGCATTCATGCAATGGCTGGGCGAGGTGCTGCATTCGCAGGTCGACGGCGGCGACTGA
- a CDS encoding SDR family oxidoreductase, with protein MTRKIALITGASRGLGRNAAEHLAARGIDVIGTYHSKADEAQSVVARLEQAGVKAAMLQLDVGDSSSFADFAKRLESTLQRQFGRERFDFLVNNAGIGLNVPYTETSEAQFDQLLNIQLKGPFFLTQRLLPLLLDNGRIVNISTGLARFALPGYAAYAAMKGAMEVLTRYQAKELGARGIRVNILAPGAIETDFGGGVVRDNRQVNEYIAGNTALGRVGLPDDIGAAIALLLEDGNGWITGQRLEVSGGMFL; from the coding sequence ATGACCCGCAAGATCGCCCTCATCACTGGTGCCAGCCGCGGCCTCGGTCGCAACGCCGCCGAACACCTGGCCGCACGCGGTATCGACGTGATCGGCACCTACCACAGCAAGGCGGACGAAGCGCAGAGCGTGGTCGCCCGCCTGGAACAGGCCGGGGTCAAGGCAGCCATGCTGCAGCTTGACGTTGGCGACAGCAGCAGTTTCGCCGACTTTGCCAAGCGCCTGGAAAGCACCCTGCAACGGCAGTTCGGTCGCGAGCGTTTCGACTTTCTGGTGAACAACGCCGGGATCGGACTGAACGTGCCGTATACCGAGACCAGCGAGGCGCAGTTCGACCAGTTGCTGAACATTCAGTTGAAAGGCCCGTTCTTCCTGACCCAGCGCCTGTTGCCGCTGTTGCTGGACAATGGCCGCATCGTCAACATCTCCACCGGCCTGGCGCGCTTTGCCCTGCCGGGGTATGCCGCCTACGCGGCGATGAAGGGGGCGATGGAAGTGCTGACCCGCTACCAGGCCAAGGAACTTGGCGCACGCGGCATTCGGGTGAACATCCTGGCACCGGGGGCAATCGAGACCGATTTCGGCGGGGGTGTGGTAAGGGACAACCGCCAGGTGAATGAATACATTGCCGGCAATACGGCGCTGGGGCGGGTGGGCTTGCCGGATGATATCGGCGCGGCGATTGCGCTTTTGCTGGAAGACGGCAATGGCTGGATAACCGGGCAGCGGCTGGAGGTGTCGGGCGGAATGTTCCTCTGA
- a CDS encoding HlyD family secretion protein: MRAAVRTLVTLCVVALAVFAGYQLWQYYMLTPWTRDARVRADVVVIAPDVSGWVRELKVHDNQQVKAGDLLMTIDRERFQAAFDQASAVTETRAQQLRLREREAARRTALGPEAISAELRENAQINAAIARGELHEAEAQLQIARINLARSEVRAPRSGHITNLRLAEGNYVNAGESVMALVDDSTFYIQAYFEETKLPRIRVGDTVKVWLMGAGEPMQGHVESISRGITDRNSNPDSQLLPEVEPTFNWVRLAQRIPVRIRLDQVPQGVALSAGMTASVQVHEEQK, encoded by the coding sequence ATGCGTGCGGCCGTACGTACTCTGGTGACCTTGTGTGTGGTGGCCCTGGCCGTGTTCGCCGGCTACCAGCTGTGGCAGTACTACATGCTCACGCCCTGGACGCGCGACGCCCGGGTGCGCGCCGATGTGGTGGTGATTGCCCCGGATGTATCGGGCTGGGTACGCGAGCTGAAGGTGCATGACAATCAGCAGGTCAAGGCAGGTGACTTGCTGATGACCATCGACCGCGAACGCTTCCAGGCGGCTTTCGACCAAGCCAGCGCGGTGACCGAGACCCGCGCCCAACAGTTGCGCTTGCGCGAACGCGAGGCGGCCCGGCGGACTGCTCTTGGGCCAGAGGCGATCAGTGCCGAGCTACGCGAGAACGCCCAGATCAATGCGGCCATCGCGCGTGGCGAACTGCACGAAGCCGAGGCGCAGTTGCAGATAGCCAGGATCAACCTGGCGCGCAGTGAAGTGCGCGCACCTCGCAGCGGGCATATCACCAACCTGCGGCTGGCCGAAGGCAACTATGTGAACGCCGGAGAGTCGGTGATGGCGCTGGTGGATGATTCAACCTTCTATATCCAGGCCTATTTCGAGGAAACCAAGCTACCGCGCATCCGCGTCGGGGACACGGTGAAAGTCTGGCTGATGGGGGCGGGCGAGCCGATGCAAGGGCATGTGGAAAGCATCAGCCGTGGCATTACCGACCGCAACAGCAACCCCGACAGCCAACTGCTGCCGGAGGTGGAGCCAACCTTCAACTGGGTGCGGTTGGCGCAGCGCATTCCGGTACGCATTCGCCTGGACCAGGTGCCGCAGGGGGTGGCCCTGAGTGCCGGGATGACGGCGAGTGTGCAGGTGCATGAGGAGCAGAAATAG
- a CDS encoding DUF1656 domain-containing protein, with amino-acid sequence MGLREWEVGGVLFSPFLVYVLLALILTGVLRLVVQATPLGRWIWHEALFDAALFVCVLFLVVRLLGTL; translated from the coding sequence ATGGGGTTGCGTGAATGGGAAGTCGGCGGCGTGCTGTTCAGCCCGTTCCTGGTCTATGTGTTGCTGGCACTGATACTCACCGGCGTGCTGCGCCTGGTGGTGCAGGCCACGCCGTTGGGGCGCTGGATCTGGCATGAAGCGCTGTTCGATGCGGCGTTGTTCGTTTGTGTGCTGTTCCTGGTGGTGCGACTGCTGGGAACTCTATAA
- a CDS encoding FUSC family protein yields MPITLQALFAPSSLALKFAIKTLLGGGLALWLAMRWGLEQPAWALMTAFIVAQPLSGMVVQKGLARLAGTLVGTLMSVLFIGLFAQAPGLFLLTLALWLALCTAASTQLRSAWAYAFVLAGYTAAIIALPAIDHPLQVFDQAVARCTEICLGIFCATASSALLWPMRVEQQLGGQARQAWQNGLQAANAMLGGEDEARKGLLESLGRIVAIDSQREHAWFEGSRGRQRARAIRGLSQKLMVLLRISRSVRRQWRQLDEHEAGRLAPWLEQVRALLAKPDPPSLLVLRQRIWDAAHDEQISSAEHYCLARMALLLDYAMAASQALEDVEAGRAPKDVAQGLAVHRDWSLALLFGSRSALAFLVMSGFWLATAWPSAPGGLVLTCVVCSLFASRENGAQIGLSFLRGIFLAIPAAFLVGQILLPQWSSFAMLCLGMGVPLFLGALGMAHPRTGATATSYCLHFIVLVSPLNAMQFGVATLLNSALAMLVGVSAAVMAFRLLVFRHPAWLGRRLRAATQSDLARLTRRDLRGADTWFGGRMADRLMQLARHASELPDSERQRWDDGLHGLDIGDELVHLRMCLAVAQAPLGQAERDYLQQLETVLARGPAPGRGHSLDATSEAFIAALRRQPSSDPLRLAEGAVLQLQKSWRKWCHWQEEAHGVA; encoded by the coding sequence GTGCCTATCACTCTCCAGGCCCTGTTCGCCCCAAGCAGCCTCGCCCTGAAGTTCGCCATCAAGACCCTGCTTGGTGGCGGCCTGGCATTGTGGCTGGCGATGCGCTGGGGCCTGGAACAACCAGCCTGGGCGTTGATGACCGCCTTCATCGTCGCCCAACCGCTGTCGGGCATGGTGGTGCAGAAGGGCCTGGCGCGGCTGGCGGGGACCTTGGTCGGCACGCTCATGTCGGTGCTGTTCATTGGCCTGTTCGCCCAGGCCCCCGGCCTGTTCCTGCTTACCTTGGCGCTGTGGCTGGCCCTGTGCACTGCCGCTTCCACCCAATTGCGTAGCGCCTGGGCCTATGCCTTCGTGCTGGCCGGCTACACCGCCGCGATCATCGCCTTGCCGGCCATCGACCACCCGTTGCAGGTGTTCGACCAAGCCGTCGCACGCTGCACCGAGATCTGCCTGGGGATTTTCTGTGCCACCGCCAGCAGTGCACTGCTCTGGCCCATGCGCGTCGAACAGCAACTGGGCGGGCAGGCCCGCCAGGCTTGGCAGAATGGCCTGCAGGCTGCGAATGCCATGCTCGGCGGTGAGGACGAGGCGCGCAAAGGCTTGCTGGAGAGCCTGGGGCGTATCGTTGCCATCGACAGCCAGCGCGAACACGCCTGGTTCGAAGGCAGCCGTGGGCGCCAGCGTGCCCGCGCCATTCGTGGCCTGAGCCAGAAACTGATGGTACTGCTGCGCATTTCCCGCTCGGTGCGCCGACAATGGCGACAACTTGACGAACACGAGGCCGGACGCCTGGCGCCATGGCTGGAGCAGGTTCGGGCATTGCTGGCCAAGCCCGACCCGCCCAGCCTGCTGGTGCTGCGCCAGCGCATCTGGGACGCAGCCCATGATGAACAGATCAGTTCGGCTGAGCACTACTGCCTGGCGCGCATGGCCTTGCTGCTGGATTACGCCATGGCCGCCAGCCAGGCGCTGGAGGATGTGGAGGCGGGCAGGGCGCCCAAGGATGTAGCCCAGGGCCTGGCAGTGCATCGCGACTGGTCGCTGGCCTTGCTGTTCGGCTCACGCAGCGCGCTGGCCTTTCTGGTAATGAGTGGCTTCTGGCTGGCCACGGCGTGGCCGTCTGCACCGGGTGGGCTGGTGCTGACCTGTGTGGTGTGCAGCCTGTTCGCCAGCCGCGAGAACGGCGCCCAGATCGGCCTGAGCTTCTTGCGCGGGATCTTCCTGGCGATACCTGCGGCCTTTCTGGTCGGGCAGATACTGTTACCGCAATGGAGCAGCTTCGCCATGCTCTGCCTGGGCATGGGCGTGCCGCTGTTTCTGGGGGCACTGGGCATGGCGCATCCACGCACCGGGGCCACCGCCACCTCCTATTGCCTGCACTTCATCGTGCTGGTTTCGCCGCTTAACGCCATGCAGTTCGGTGTGGCCACGTTGCTCAACAGTGCCTTGGCCATGCTGGTCGGTGTATCGGCAGCGGTAATGGCCTTCCGCTTGCTGGTGTTTCGCCACCCGGCCTGGTTGGGCCGGCGCTTGCGCGCAGCGACGCAGAGTGACCTGGCACGCCTGACCCGGCGTGACCTGCGCGGTGCCGACACCTGGTTTGGTGGACGTATGGCCGACCGCCTGATGCAACTGGCGCGGCATGCCAGCGAACTGCCCGATAGCGAGCGCCAGCGCTGGGATGACGGCCTGCACGGGCTGGATATCGGTGATGAGCTGGTGCACCTGCGCATGTGCCTGGCCGTTGCCCAGGCCCCACTGGGTCAGGCCGAGCGCGATTACCTGCAGCAGCTGGAAACGGTGCTGGCCAGGGGGCCAGCGCCCGGGCGTGGTCATAGCCTGGATGCCACCAGCGAGGCATTCATAGCTGCCCTGCGCCGGCAGCCCTCGAGCGACCCGCTGCGGTTGGCCGAAGGGGCGGTGTTGCAATTGCAGAAAAGCTGGCGCAAATGGTGCCACTGGCAGGAGGAAGCCCATGGGGTTGCGTGA
- the ccoM gene encoding cytochrome c oxidase subunit CcoM yields MFFDNVVIAGVVTVGLMFAFFAGLGIFIWKDSHKRKPR; encoded by the coding sequence ATGTTCTTCGACAATGTGGTTATCGCCGGGGTGGTAACGGTCGGGTTGATGTTTGCATTCTTTGCCGGTCTGGGCATTTTCATCTGGAAGGACTCGCACAAGCGCAAGCCGCGCTGA
- a CDS encoding aspartate-semialdehyde dehydrogenase, with protein sequence MLPPIIPLSAAPVTSQQDPVKPTPDIKPVVPAQPASGESAIDLKHQRDPQEQALLLREEQRRQQRRHKGSDERYSAMPGDEVNADNTVPVAPLMGEHVRQGLLVDIEV encoded by the coding sequence ATGTTGCCACCGATCATTCCGCTCAGTGCCGCTCCTGTGACTTCACAACAGGATCCGGTCAAGCCGACCCCCGATATCAAACCGGTGGTACCGGCGCAGCCTGCATCCGGGGAAAGTGCCATCGACCTCAAGCACCAGCGGGACCCGCAGGAGCAGGCGCTGCTGCTGCGCGAAGAGCAGCGCCGCCAGCAACGCCGGCACAAGGGCAGCGACGAGCGCTACAGCGCGATGCCGGGCGACGAGGTCAACGCCGACAACACCGTGCCAGTTGCACCGTTGATGGGCGAGCATGTACGCCAGGGGCTGCTGGTGGATATCGAAGTCTGA
- the rapA gene encoding RNA polymerase-associated protein RapA, giving the protein MAQQYQPGQRWISDSEAELGLGTILAQDGRLLTVLYPATGDTRQYSLRNAPLTRVRFSPGDQITHFEGWKLTVREVEDIDGLMVYHGLDGQNQPRTLPETQLSNFIQFRLASDRLFAGQIDPLSWFSLRYNTLQHTSKQMQSALWGLGGCRAQPIAHQLHIAREVADRSAPRVLLADEVGLGKTIEAGLVIHRQLLSGRASRVLILVPENLQHQWLVEMRRRFNLQVALFDAERFIESDASNPFEDAQLALVALEWLVDDEKAQDALFAAGWDLMVVDEAHHLVWHEDQVSAEYGLVEQLAQVIPGVLLLTATPEQLGQDSHFARLRLLDPNRFHDLAAFRAESEHYRPVAEAVQELLDEGRLSPKAHATIQGFLGAEGEALLAAVSDGDTQASARLIRELLDRHGTGRVLFRNTRAAIQGFPERQLHPYPLATPEQYRELPAGEHAELYPEVAFQAQGEVADDERWWRFDPRVDWLIDTLKMLKRTKVLVICAHAETAMDLEDALRVRSGIPASVFHEGMSILERDRAAAYFADEEFGAQVLICSEIGSEGRNFQFAHHLVMFDLPAHPDLLEQRIGRLDRIGQKHTIQLHVPYLQGSPQERLFQWYHEGLNAFLNTCPTGNALQHQFGPRLLPLLENGESKAWDALVADARSERERLEAELHTGRDRLLELNSGGGGEGQALVEAILEQDDQFALPIYMETLFDAFGIDSEDHSENALILKPSEKMLDASFPLGDDEGVTITYDRGQALSREDMQFLTWEHPMVQGGMDLVLSGSMGNTAVALIKNKALKPGTVLLELLFVSEVVAPRSLQLGRYLPPAALRCLLDANGNDLASRVAFETLNDQLESVPRASANKFVQAQRDVLAKRISSGEAKVLPAHVERVAEAQRRLAAEADEELARLVALQAVNPSVRDSEIEALRKQREEGLAMLEKAALRLEAIRVLVAG; this is encoded by the coding sequence ATGGCGCAGCAGTATCAACCGGGGCAACGCTGGATCAGCGACAGCGAAGCCGAGCTCGGCCTGGGTACCATCCTGGCGCAGGATGGCCGCCTGTTGACCGTGCTCTACCCGGCCACTGGCGACACCCGCCAGTATTCCCTGCGCAATGCGCCGCTGACCCGCGTACGCTTCTCGCCCGGTGACCAGATCACCCACTTCGAAGGCTGGAAGCTGACCGTGCGCGAGGTCGAGGACATCGACGGGCTGATGGTCTACCACGGTCTGGACGGGCAGAACCAGCCGCGCACCCTGCCGGAAACCCAGCTGTCGAACTTCATCCAGTTCCGCCTGGCCAGCGACCGCCTGTTCGCCGGGCAAATCGACCCGCTGTCGTGGTTCAGCCTGCGCTACAACACCCTGCAGCACACCAGCAAGCAGATGCAATCAGCGCTGTGGGGCCTGGGCGGCTGCCGTGCCCAGCCCATCGCCCATCAGTTGCACATCGCCCGCGAAGTGGCCGACCGCAGTGCGCCGCGCGTGCTGTTGGCCGACGAAGTGGGCCTGGGCAAGACCATCGAGGCCGGCCTGGTGATCCACCGCCAGCTGCTGTCGGGCCGCGCCAGCCGCGTGCTGATCCTGGTGCCGGAGAACCTCCAGCACCAGTGGCTGGTGGAGATGCGCCGTCGCTTCAACCTGCAGGTGGCGCTGTTCGACGCCGAGCGTTTCATCGAAAGCGATGCCAGCAACCCGTTCGAAGATGCCCAACTGGCGCTGGTGGCCCTGGAGTGGCTGGTCGACGACGAAAAGGCCCAGGACGCGCTGTTCGCCGCTGGCTGGGACCTGATGGTGGTCGACGAAGCCCACCACCTGGTCTGGCACGAAGACCAGGTGAGTGCCGAGTACGGCCTGGTCGAACAACTGGCGCAGGTGATCCCGGGCGTTCTGCTGCTCACTGCCACCCCCGAACAGCTCGGCCAGGACAGTCACTTCGCCCGCCTGCGCCTGCTCGACCCAAACCGCTTCCATGACCTGGCGGCCTTCCGCGCCGAGAGTGAACACTATCGCCCGGTGGCTGAAGCCGTTCAGGAACTGCTCGACGAAGGCCGCCTGTCGCCCAAGGCCCACGCCACCATCCAGGGTTTCCTCGGCGCCGAAGGCGAAGCCCTGCTGGCCGCCGTCAGCGACGGCGATACCCAGGCCAGCGCACGCCTGATCCGCGAGCTGCTCGACCGCCACGGCACCGGCCGTGTGCTGTTCCGCAACACCCGTGCGGCCATCCAGGGCTTCCCGGAGCGTCAGCTGCACCCTTACCCGCTGGCCACGCCCGAACAGTACCGCGAGCTGCCAGCCGGCGAGCATGCCGAGCTGTACCCGGAAGTCGCCTTCCAGGCCCAGGGCGAGGTGGCCGACGACGAGCGCTGGTGGCGCTTCGACCCACGTGTTGACTGGCTGATCGACACCCTGAAGATGCTCAAGCGCACCAAGGTGCTGGTGATCTGCGCCCATGCCGAGACCGCGATGGACCTGGAAGACGCCCTGCGTGTGCGCTCCGGCATCCCGGCTTCGGTGTTCCATGAGGGCATGAGCATCCTCGAACGTGACCGGGCCGCCGCCTACTTTGCCGACGAAGAGTTCGGCGCCCAGGTGCTGATCTGCTCCGAAATCGGCAGTGAAGGCCGCAACTTCCAGTTCGCCCATCACCTGGTGATGTTCGACCTGCCAGCGCATCCGGATTTGCTGGAACAGCGCATCGGCCGCCTCGACCGTATCGGCCAGAAGCACACCATCCAGCTGCATGTCCCTTACCTGCAAGGCAGTCCGCAGGAACGCCTGTTCCAGTGGTACCACGAAGGCCTCAACGCCTTCCTCAATACCTGCCCGACCGGCAACGCCCTGCAGCATCAGTTCGGCCCGCGCCTGCTGCCGCTGTTAGAAAACGGCGAAAGCAAGGCCTGGGATGCGCTGGTGGCCGATGCCCGCAGCGAGCGCGAACGCCTGGAAGCCGAGTTGCACACTGGCCGTGACCGCCTGCTGGAGCTGAACTCCGGCGGTGGCGGTGAAGGCCAGGCACTGGTCGAGGCCATTCTCGAACAGGATGACCAGTTCGCCCTGCCGATCTACATGGAAACCCTGTTCGACGCCTTCGGCATCGACAGCGAAGACCATTCCGAGAACGCCCTGATCCTCAAGCCGAGCGAGAAGATGCTCGACGCCAGCTTCCCGCTGGGTGACGACGAAGGCGTGACGATTACCTACGACCGTGGCCAGGCGCTGTCACGCGAGGACATGCAGTTTCTCACCTGGGAACACCCCATGGTGCAAGGCGGCATGGACCTGGTGCTGTCCGGCTCGATGGGCAACACCGCCGTGGCGCTGATCAAGAACAAGGCGCTCAAGCCGGGTACCGTGCTGCTTGAACTGCTGTTCGTCAGTGAGGTGGTGGCGCCGCGCAGCCTGCAACTGGGCCGTTACCTGCCTCCGGCTGCTCTGCGCTGCCTGCTCGATGCCAATGGCAACGACCTGGCTTCGCGCGTGGCCTTCGAAACCCTCAACGACCAGCTCGAAAGCGTACCGCGCGCCAGCGCCAACAAGTTCGTCCAGGCCCAGCGCGACGTGCTGGCCAAGCGGATCAGCAGTGGCGAGGCCAAAGTCCTGCCGGCCCATGTCGAGCGCGTGGCCGAAGCCCAGCGCCGCCTAGCAGCGGAGGCCGACGAAGAGCTGGCCCGCCTGGTCGCGCTGCAAGCGGTGAACCCGAGCGTGCGCGACAGCGAGATCGAGGCGCTGCGCAAGCAGCGTGAAGAGGGCCTGGCGATGCTGGAAAAAGCGGCCCTGCGTCTGGAAGCCATCCGCGTGCTGGTGGCTGGCTAG